The Ruminococcaceae bacterium BL-4 region TTATAATTAAGCATGGTTGGGGTCTTTTCCATCGCGTGTCCGACGAGGTCTTCGCGGACAATCACAATTGTAAGGCCTGCAGGAGCAAGGTTCTTCTGTGCGCCCGCAAAAACCAGACCAAACTTGCTGATGTCAATCGGCTCACTGCAGATGCAGGAGGAGATATCGGCGACCAGCGGAACAGAACCGGTAGCGGGAAGGGTATGATATTTTGTACCGTAAATGGTGTTGTTCATGCAGATATAAAAATAATCTGCATCGGGGGTGAAAGTAGAAGGATCCAACTTCGGAATATAGGTGAAAGTTTTATCCTTGGAGCTTGCAATCGCCTTTACATCACCATAGCGGGCAGCTTCTTTATAAGCTTTTGTAGCCCACTGGCCGGTCAGAACATAATCTGCTTTTCCAGAACCTGTCATCAGGTTAAAAGGAATCATAGCAAACTGTGTGGAACCGCCGCCCTGTAGGAACAGCACTTTGTAATTGTCCGGGATCTTCATGACTTCACGGAGGAGACTCTCCGCACTGTCGATGATGCTCTGGAAGATTTTAGATCGATGGGACATCTCCATCACTGACTGGCCACAGCCCTTGTAATCCATCATTTCATCGGCTGCACGGCGGAGAACTTCCTCAGGGAGCATGGAAGGACCAGCGGAAAAGTTATACACGCGTTTCATGTCTTTGTCTACCTCCAATGTGTCAAAATAAAGATTTTCGCACATAAATGCGATAAACTTAATTATACTGGTTTTATCTATGAATAGCAAGTTGTTGCAGTGTATTTTTTTGAAGAAAA contains the following coding sequences:
- the serC gene encoding Phosphoserine aminotransferase — its product is MKRVYNFSAGPSMLPEEVLRRAADEMMDYKGCGQSVMEMSHRSKIFQSIIDSAESLLREVMKIPDNYKVLFLQGGGSTQFAMIPFNLMTGSGKADYVLTGQWATKAYKEAARYGDVKAIASSKDKTFTYIPKLDPSTFTPDADYFYICMNNTIYGTKYHTLPATGSVPLVADISSCICSEPIDISKFGLVFAGAQKNLAPAGLTIVIVREDLVGHAMEKTPTMLNYKTHVDGGSMFNTPPCYTIYICELVLEWIKNTIGGLENMKALNEKKAKLLYDFLDSSKLFHGTVVPEDRSLMNVPFVTDSDDLNAKFVAQATDAGMVNLKGHRTVGGMRASIYNAMPYEGVETLVDFMKKFEKANG